One region of Chrysemys picta bellii isolate R12L10 chromosome 21, ASM1138683v2, whole genome shotgun sequence genomic DNA includes:
- the DFFB gene encoding DNA fragmentation factor subunit beta isoform X1, with amino-acid sequence MAPRPKAFKIRSLRGPQKYGVAGRSLPELLRKGGKLLQLSVPDCRLCLYEDGTELTEGYFHSIPDNTDLVLLAPGETWQGFVSDIDHFLNTFYTQKDDIVEAAQKLLSDEQAPKRQKLLVDLIQNLSENILAESREEDRKWFEGIESRFKNKSSYMRYSCESRIRSYMKEVSSYTSAVHPAAQAEYKRITDFMLDKLKSVKYNGCYFDRREEEAVCLCTTEGWFSCQGPFDRDYCLCKHSINPYSNRESRILFSTWNLDHIIEKKRTIVPTLAEAVKEQDGREVAWEYFYQLLFTLENLKLVHIACHKKTSHNLTCDKTKIYRKRKRMRKVSK; translated from the exons ATGGCCCCGCGGCCTAAGGCCTTCAAGATCCGCAGCCTGCGCGGCCCCCAGAAGTACGGGGTCGCGGGGAGGAGCCTGCCGGAGCTGCTGCGCAAGGGGGGCaagctgctgcag CTTTCTGTTCCTGACTGCCGGCTCTGTTTGTATGAGGATGGGACCGAACTGACTGAAGGTTACTTCCACAGTATTCCAGATAATACGGACCTTGTACTACTAGCCCCAGGGGAGACCTGGCAGGGTT TTGTCAGTGACATAGATCACTTCCTAAATACATTTTACACACAAAAAGATGACATTGTTGAGGCTGCACAAAAGCTGCTATCAGATGAGCAGGCTCCCAAGAGACAGAAGCTTCTAGTGGATCTCATTCAAAACCTAAGTGAAAACATTTTGGCGGAAAGCAGAGAGGAAGACAGAAAGTGGTTTGAAG gtATAGAGTCTCGCTTTAAGAATAAATCAAGTTATATGAGATACAGTTGTGAAAGCAGAATACGAAGTTATATGAAAGAG GTTAGCAGTTATACTTCAGCTGTTCATCCAGCAGCACAAGCAGAATATAAAAGAATAACTGACTTTATGTTGGATAAACTGAAGTCTGTTAAATATAATGGCTGTTACTTTGACAGAAGAGAGGAGGAGGCGGTCTGCCTCTGCACTACTGAGGGATGGTTCTCCTGTCAA GGTCCTTTTGACAGGGATTACTGCCTGTGTAAACATTCCATCAATCCCTACAGTAACAGAGAGAGCAGAATCCTCTTCAGTACATGGAATCTCGATCATAT CATAGAGAAGAAACGTACTATTGTCCCGACACTGGCAGAAGCTGTCAAAGAACAAGATGGAAGGGAAGTGGCCTGGGAATACTTCTATCAGTTGCTGTTTACTCTGGAAAATTTAAAACTAGTGCATATTGCTTGCCATAAGAAAACCAGCCATAATCTTACCTGTGACAAAACTAAAATATACAGAAAAAGAAAGCGTATGCGGAAGGTCTCAAAGTGA
- the DFFB gene encoding DNA fragmentation factor subunit beta isoform X3 has protein sequence MAPRPKAFKIRSLRGPQKYGVAGRSLPELLRKGGKLLQLSVPDCRLCLYEDGTELTEGYFHSIPDNTDLVLLAPGETWQGCKWEKCISLSCNLNIVSDIDHFLNTFYTQKDDIVEAAQKLLSDEQAPKRQKLLVDLIQNLSENILAESREEDRKWFEGIESRFKNKSSYMRYSCESRIRSYMKEVSSYTSAVHPAAQAEYKRITDFMLDKLKSVKYNGCYFDRREEEAVCLCTTEGWFSCQGPFDRDYCLCKHSINPYSNRESRILFSTWNLDHIIEKKRTIVPTLAEAVKEQDGREVAWEYFYQLLFTLENLKLVHIACHKKTSHNLTCDKTKIYRKRKRMRKVSK, from the exons ATGGCCCCGCGGCCTAAGGCCTTCAAGATCCGCAGCCTGCGCGGCCCCCAGAAGTACGGGGTCGCGGGGAGGAGCCTGCCGGAGCTGCTGCGCAAGGGGGGCaagctgctgcag CTTTCTGTTCCTGACTGCCGGCTCTGTTTGTATGAGGATGGGACCGAACTGACTGAAGGTTACTTCCACAGTATTCCAGATAATACGGACCTTGTACTACTAGCCCCAGGGGAGACCTGGCAGGGTTGTAAGTGGGAAAAATGTATCAGTTTATCTTGCAACTTAAACA TTGTCAGTGACATAGATCACTTCCTAAATACATTTTACACACAAAAAGATGACATTGTTGAGGCTGCACAAAAGCTGCTATCAGATGAGCAGGCTCCCAAGAGACAGAAGCTTCTAGTGGATCTCATTCAAAACCTAAGTGAAAACATTTTGGCGGAAAGCAGAGAGGAAGACAGAAAGTGGTTTGAAG gtATAGAGTCTCGCTTTAAGAATAAATCAAGTTATATGAGATACAGTTGTGAAAGCAGAATACGAAGTTATATGAAAGAG GTTAGCAGTTATACTTCAGCTGTTCATCCAGCAGCACAAGCAGAATATAAAAGAATAACTGACTTTATGTTGGATAAACTGAAGTCTGTTAAATATAATGGCTGTTACTTTGACAGAAGAGAGGAGGAGGCGGTCTGCCTCTGCACTACTGAGGGATGGTTCTCCTGTCAA GGTCCTTTTGACAGGGATTACTGCCTGTGTAAACATTCCATCAATCCCTACAGTAACAGAGAGAGCAGAATCCTCTTCAGTACATGGAATCTCGATCATAT CATAGAGAAGAAACGTACTATTGTCCCGACACTGGCAGAAGCTGTCAAAGAACAAGATGGAAGGGAAGTGGCCTGGGAATACTTCTATCAGTTGCTGTTTACTCTGGAAAATTTAAAACTAGTGCATATTGCTTGCCATAAGAAAACCAGCCATAATCTTACCTGTGACAAAACTAAAATATACAGAAAAAGAAAGCGTATGCGGAAGGTCTCAAAGTGA
- the DFFB gene encoding DNA fragmentation factor subunit beta isoform X2 encodes MAPRPKAFKIRSLRGPQKYGVAGRSLPELLRKGGKLLQLSVPDCRLCLYEDGTELTEGYFHIVSDIDHFLNTFYTQKDDIVEAAQKLLSDEQAPKRQKLLVDLIQNLSENILAESREEDRKWFEGIESRFKNKSSYMRYSCESRIRSYMKEVSSYTSAVHPAAQAEYKRITDFMLDKLKSVKYNGCYFDRREEEAVCLCTTEGWFSCQGPFDRDYCLCKHSINPYSNRESRILFSTWNLDHIIEKKRTIVPTLAEAVKEQDGREVAWEYFYQLLFTLENLKLVHIACHKKTSHNLTCDKTKIYRKRKRMRKVSK; translated from the exons ATGGCCCCGCGGCCTAAGGCCTTCAAGATCCGCAGCCTGCGCGGCCCCCAGAAGTACGGGGTCGCGGGGAGGAGCCTGCCGGAGCTGCTGCGCAAGGGGGGCaagctgctgcag CTTTCTGTTCCTGACTGCCGGCTCTGTTTGTATGAGGATGGGACCGAACTGACTGAAGGTTACTTCCACA TTGTCAGTGACATAGATCACTTCCTAAATACATTTTACACACAAAAAGATGACATTGTTGAGGCTGCACAAAAGCTGCTATCAGATGAGCAGGCTCCCAAGAGACAGAAGCTTCTAGTGGATCTCATTCAAAACCTAAGTGAAAACATTTTGGCGGAAAGCAGAGAGGAAGACAGAAAGTGGTTTGAAG gtATAGAGTCTCGCTTTAAGAATAAATCAAGTTATATGAGATACAGTTGTGAAAGCAGAATACGAAGTTATATGAAAGAG GTTAGCAGTTATACTTCAGCTGTTCATCCAGCAGCACAAGCAGAATATAAAAGAATAACTGACTTTATGTTGGATAAACTGAAGTCTGTTAAATATAATGGCTGTTACTTTGACAGAAGAGAGGAGGAGGCGGTCTGCCTCTGCACTACTGAGGGATGGTTCTCCTGTCAA GGTCCTTTTGACAGGGATTACTGCCTGTGTAAACATTCCATCAATCCCTACAGTAACAGAGAGAGCAGAATCCTCTTCAGTACATGGAATCTCGATCATAT CATAGAGAAGAAACGTACTATTGTCCCGACACTGGCAGAAGCTGTCAAAGAACAAGATGGAAGGGAAGTGGCCTGGGAATACTTCTATCAGTTGCTGTTTACTCTGGAAAATTTAAAACTAGTGCATATTGCTTGCCATAAGAAAACCAGCCATAATCTTACCTGTGACAAAACTAAAATATACAGAAAAAGAAAGCGTATGCGGAAGGTCTCAAAGTGA